One part of the Streptomyces sp. AM 2-1-1 genome encodes these proteins:
- a CDS encoding NADH-quinone oxidoreductase subunit D translates to MTTSHATPRDTTEGTVYTVTGGDWDEVVEAAVKSDDERIIVNMGPQHPSTHGVLRLILEIDGETVTEARCGIGYLHTGIEKNLEFRNWTQGTTFVTRMDYLTPFFNETAYCLAVEKLLGIEDQIPDRATVLRVLLMELNRISSHLVCIATGGMELGSTTIMIYGFRDRELILDLFELITGLRMNHAFVRPGGLAQDLPPGAVDQIRSFVTTMKRNLPEYDKLATGNPIFKARMEDVGYLDLTGCVALGATGPVLRSAGLPHDLRKTDPYCGYETYDFDVPTADTCDSYGRFLIRLEEMRQSLRIVEQCLDRLAPGPVMVADKKIAWPAQLALGPDGLGNSLDHIKKIMGTSMEALIHHFKLVTEGFRVPAGQAYVAVESPKGELGVHVVSDGGTRPYRVHFRDPSFTNLQAMAAMCEGGQVADVIVAVASIDPVMGGVDR, encoded by the coding sequence ACACAGTCACCGGCGGCGACTGGGACGAGGTCGTCGAGGCGGCCGTGAAGTCCGACGACGAACGCATCATCGTCAACATGGGCCCCCAGCACCCGTCCACCCACGGAGTGCTGCGGCTGATCCTGGAGATCGACGGCGAGACCGTCACCGAGGCCCGCTGCGGCATCGGCTACCTCCACACCGGCATCGAGAAGAACCTCGAGTTCCGGAACTGGACCCAGGGCACCACGTTCGTCACGCGCATGGACTACCTGACGCCGTTCTTCAACGAGACGGCGTACTGTCTCGCCGTCGAGAAGCTCCTCGGCATCGAGGACCAGATCCCGGACCGCGCCACCGTCCTGCGGGTCCTCCTCATGGAGCTGAACCGGATCTCCTCGCACCTCGTGTGCATCGCCACCGGCGGCATGGAACTCGGCTCGACCACGATCATGATCTACGGGTTCCGCGACCGCGAGCTGATCCTCGACCTCTTCGAGCTGATCACCGGGCTCCGGATGAACCACGCGTTCGTCCGCCCCGGCGGCCTCGCCCAGGACCTGCCGCCCGGCGCGGTCGACCAGATCCGCTCCTTCGTCACCACCATGAAGCGGAACCTGCCGGAGTACGACAAGCTCGCCACCGGCAACCCGATCTTCAAGGCGCGCATGGAGGACGTCGGCTACCTCGACCTCACCGGCTGCGTCGCGCTCGGCGCCACCGGGCCGGTGCTCCGGTCCGCCGGCCTCCCGCACGACCTGCGCAAGACCGACCCGTACTGCGGCTACGAGACGTACGACTTCGACGTGCCGACCGCCGACACCTGCGACTCCTACGGGCGTTTCCTCATCCGTCTGGAAGAGATGCGCCAGTCGCTGCGGATCGTCGAACAGTGCCTCGACCGGCTCGCCCCCGGCCCGGTCATGGTCGCCGACAAGAAGATCGCCTGGCCCGCGCAGCTCGCGCTCGGACCGGACGGCCTCGGCAACTCGCTCGACCACATCAAGAAGATCATGGGTACCTCCATGGAGGCCCTGATCCACCACTTCAAGCTGGTGACCGAGGGATTCCGGGTCCCCGCCGGACAGGCGTACGTCGCCGTCGAATCGCCCAAGGGCGAACTCGGCGTGCACGTCGTCTCCGACGGCGGCACCCGCCCCTACCGGGTCCACTTCCGCGACCCGTCCTTCACCAACCTCCAGGCCATGGCGGCGATGTGCGAGGGCGGCCAGGTCGCCGACGTCATCGTCGCCGTCGCGTCCATCGACCCCGTGATGGGAGGTGTCGACCGGTGA